The genomic interval aaaagatcaagtatcttaaagctatcaagagcaatattCATCCTCTCTTCATATTTTCTATAATCCTACagtagatattttaaatatctttttagaaagtatttaagaaaagagaaacaatcatactcatatcactttgtaatttccacgtgagttacACATGGAAATAGTTGGAACTTGTTAGTAAcaagattgtaagcttggtgaggctaaaaAATACACATGTGAAGTCTCTTTATGGTTTAAATTCTTGTTTCAAAACTTTGGCATATGTTCAGCgggagtaattttttttaaattttaaaaaatttactcttatgatttagggggagcataaacattttatctcataattttttttatatcataatctaaagaatttttttcatcataaaaaagggggagattattgagacaaaatctttctcaaatggttttaatgataacaaaattacttaaaagattatgattatggttaatgactaatttgtgcttttgagtgtattcatataagaaaacatgttattaatcattaagactaaaaggagaaaaatctgattcaaattTGGAGGATTGGAATTCGAGAGGATGACCTCGTAAAAGGATGAAGCTTCAAATATGCAAAATACTCATCCTCATTGAAACAaattcttttattcattaagtgAAGGCAAaacagtattaaagaatgaataaataaagcttttgaaataaagaagtcagAAAGCAAAAGAATAGGTACGAGGACGGATCATACTAGGATGAGTCTATGGTCAATATCTTGGAAAGCAACCCAACACCATTGAAAGTGACCCAACATATCTCTCACATGCTGAAAATGACCCATCATCAACCTACAAAAAGGCAGTAGCTAATAAGACAAATATGTAGCTCTTACATGTCTTAaagaaatgaaaagaaaatgacATCACATGTAGCTCTTACATGTCTTAAAGAAATGAAAAAGGCACATGTCGAAGTTCCTAGGAATTCTGTACCTCGTGCAGGAGGATGGACTGCATTAGTAGAAGGACAACTAGATGACAATTTAGTAAATATGAGgaaagaccttggacttttttATTGAAGTCCCCAACGGTCATAAAGCACTTGCCACTTGGAAATGTCATCTCAAAGTCTTTATAAAAGGCAGTATGCTCTCCATTATCAAATAtacaacaacattgcataaaaagatcaagtatcttaaagctatcaagaacAATATTCATCatctcttcatactttctataatcctacactagatctttgaaatatctttttagaaagtatttaagaaaagagaaacaatcatactcatatcactttgtaatttccacgtgagttacacttggaaatagctGGAACTTGTTAGTAAcaagattgtaagcttggtgaggctaaagaatacactAAGTGTAATCAACCTCTGTGAAAGGTTGATCAGTTTGATcattagtaaaatctcacaagtttGTGaggacgtagccttcattgggtgaaccagtataaaagaTGCGTGTGTCATTCTctacattttctctttcttttactcGGCACAAATTTAAAGGTTTAGATAACCATCCTCGAGTTCGAATCCTCTCAGAGAGGATAGCATTTCAAAACACGtgagaaatatatttaaacagaaaaatccctattcaaccccccttctagtgatatttagttacatcaattggcatcagcGCAAGGTTCTCTAGAAAACTACATCTAACAgcgtaagagaaaaagatccaaaagaaaaaatgtcaaaagctgaGTATATTCCTGAAAGAGGATCATTTAGCCGACCTCCATATTTTGATGGCACAAATTACTACCactggaaaggtaagatgagactatttctcatatcacaagataaCAACATGTGGTTTGTGGTTGAAAACGGGGATCACGTCATCAAAACCAACAACACAGGCTTaacctccgatgagaaacctcaagcacagtGGACGACAAATGAAAAtgctaaggtactcctaaactctaaagctcatttatttctagcGTGTGCTTTGAGCAGAGAAGAATATGAtagagttgaagaatgcaaaaatgcTAAGGAACTCTAGGACTCtctaaggatccatcatgaaggatcaagtcaCGTAAAAGAAGCGAGGATtgacatgggagtaagagatttcaaactattcgaaatgaaggaggaggaAACCATtaatgaaatgttctcaaggttaacaatcataCTAAACAatttgagatctcttggaaaggtatactctgtttaaaagaggataagaaaaatcctaaggagtttaccaaaagaatggagatCAATGGTGACTGTCATCATATAAGCAAGAGACTTGGCgtacatgaaattagaagatctgttggaactctaagagctcatgaaccatgaAATTagaatgattgctctaaaatCCAACCAAATAGAAAGTTCATCCTCTGAGAACACTGAAGATATCATAAAAAAGGAAAGCTCAGGGTATCCTTTATCTGAGGAAGAGGATGAACTCGCTCTGATTTCCAAAAGAATTCAGAGGATGATAAATCGAAGAGGACATGATAGAAGATCtccttaaaaagaaaaaaccgacaaaagtcaaataacctattttggatgcaacaagatgggacactacaaaactgagtgtcctctaaACACAAGGAACTCAAGAAGATTTCCTTACAACAATAAATCtatgatgattacttgggaaGACAGTGACGAGTCATCCTCTGAGCAACagaaggaagaagaggccaacctctgtctcatggcaaaatcagaaattGAAAAGGTAATCATTTCTGAACTATGTCCTACTTGTGAAaagttagaaattgaatttaacaatcttttaaatgactcaaacactttatctcaGAAATGtagttttctcaaaaatcaactttatgaaataaagaaactcaatgaggaacttcaagctAAGAATGAGAagtatgaaaaaatcattctagatttGCAGTTATCTCATGAGATATTATCTGAGCAACaaacaattttaaatgaaaagaatGTCAAAATTCACCCTGCAGCAGATGATACAGAAAAGGAAATCTTGAAAATAGaggttgaagaactaaaaaatgacattaccaactttattaaatctactgaaacattccaaaagataatgggatctCAATCTGGAATCTTTGACAAAGCTAGTATTGgatttaaaagttctcaaaaacaaaaattatatgaaaattttttctttccaaaaataCAAGAATATTGGCGAAAATGcactttttgcaaaaaacttgggcatcCTTTCAAAAatt from Cicer arietinum cultivar CDC Frontier isolate Library 1 chromosome 5, Cicar.CDCFrontier_v2.0, whole genome shotgun sequence carries:
- the LOC140920519 gene encoding uncharacterized protein; the encoded protein is MSKAEYIPERGSFSRPPYFDGTNYYHWKGKMRLFLISQDNNMWFVVENGDHVIKTNNTGLTSDEKPQAQWTTNENAKVLLNSKAHLFLACALSREEYDRVEECKNAKEL